A single genomic interval of Helianthus annuus cultivar XRQ/B chromosome 6, HanXRQr2.0-SUNRISE, whole genome shotgun sequence harbors:
- the LOC110898524 gene encoding CCR4-NOT transcription complex subunit 11 — MIGKPATALLYSLLKDGEKRPIEEIITDFSTKIPRSQHLYICSALVVLLEDPPKFLKPTERLVAFALLHHAYSSPQSSTNPYLSLLINAAADEKTENSEKSFILHLLGGTKEVLKLSAADYVNKFDPSSQNFPSLDQLQKQYLGKTQPDPSNSFFKDAAIKNVIPDPDVPRGCDVNSPEFDLQPGVKPKIGSGDREETVTGVLQSSSLEGLYPHWTRPRPPRLPVLEGELVWVNPDNTHEPLWDLGMCADTSRGAAVRDLIVKALKGPLAPSQQEQVLLELTSDPKLVYHCGLTPRKLPELVENNPLIAVEVLIKLMNSPEIAEYFTVLVNMDMSLHSMEVVNRLTTAVELPTEFVHMYITNCISSCENIKDKYMQNRLVRLVCVFLQSLIRNKIINVQDLFIEVQAFCIEFSRIREAAGLFRLLKTLE; from the coding sequence ATGATTGGGAAACCAGCAACTGCGCTTCTGTATTCTTTACTTAAAGATGGTGAGAAACGTCCCATTGAAGAGATCATAACCGATTTCTCCACAAAGATCCCCCGCTCTCAGCATCTTTACATCTGCTCTGCACTTGTCGTTCTCTTGGAAGACCCGCCAAAGTTTCTGAAACCCACCGAGCGTTTGGTTGCATTTGCTTTACTTCACCATGCATATTCATCCCCACAGTCATCCACCAATCCATACCTTTCCTTGCTTATAAACGCCGCAGCTGATGAAAAAACCGAAAATTCTGAAAAGTCGTTCATCCTTCATCTGCTAGGTGGGACCAAAGAGGTATTGAAGTTATCGGCAGCAGATTACGTTAACAAATTTGATCCTTCATCGCAGAATTTCCCATCGCTCGACCAGCTACAGAAACAGTACCTTGGCAAAACTCAGCCAGACCCGTCTAACAGCTTTTTCAAAGACGCTGCAATAAAAAATGTTATACCTGACCCTGATGTCCCGCGTGGGTGTGACGTTAATTCTCCCGAGTTTGACCTCCAGCCTGGAGTTAAACCCAAGATTGGGTCCGGTGACCGAGAAGAAACGGTAACAGGTGTGCTACAGTCGTCATCGTTGGAAGGATTGTATCCTCATTGGACTAGACCGCGTCCACCTAGACTTCCGGTTCTAGAAGGAGAACTGGTATGGGTTAACCCTGACAACACTCATGAACCACTTTGGGATTTGGGGATGTGTGCCGATACGAGCCGTGGTGCAGCGGTTCGTGATCTAATTGTGAAAGCATTGAAAGGCCCGCTTGCTCCAAGTCAACAAGAACAAGTTTTACTTGAGTTAACATCCGACCCGAAACTCGTGTATCACTGTGGGTTAACTCCAAGAAAACTACCTGAATTAGTGGAGAACAATCCCTTGATTGCAGTTGAAGTTTTGATCAAACTAATGAATTCACCCGAAATCGCTGAGTACTTTACCGTTCTCGTGAACATGGACATGAGTCTCCACTCGATGGAAGTTGTGAACCGGTTAACCACTGCGGTTGAGTTACCAACCGAGTTTGTGCATATGTACATAACCAACTGTATATCGTCGTGTGAGAATATCAAGGATAAGTACATGCAGAACCGGTTGGTGAGGCTTGTGTGTGTTTTCTTGCAGAGTTTGATCAGAAACAAGATTATTAACGTTCAAGACCTGTTCATTGAAGTTCAGGCGTTCTGCATCGAGTTTTCAAGAATTCGTGAAGCGGCAGGTTTGTTTAGGCTTCTTAAAACCTTAGAATGA